One Rissa tridactyla isolate bRisTri1 chromosome 4, bRisTri1.patW.cur.20221130, whole genome shotgun sequence DNA window includes the following coding sequences:
- the CIPC gene encoding CLOCK-interacting pacemaker, with product MEMKSLNHRFSMAAAESDKDSGYSDGSSECPSAMEQTDSEDVLSALCWNTEDGPWQCPMTTSNSFPALSPMVVMKNVLVKQGSSSQLQSWTVQPSFEVIPAQPQLVFLRPSIPPPINPHPVGKKRNDSTNYLPILNSYPKIAPQPCKRDHSFDPEERQETNCHKRLCTEGPKMETSPALRGTGLPTSPFAHLPVSFKTPQDSNQQSSSTLVTSGKLSALPGFHRVSSDTQKVPGLTPLLPFGTLQATKCTPHESESAAQTTMQSAVWSPPLIPEEICTTPELLLQQQSKCRRFQNTLVVLRRSGLLEITLKTKELIHQNQMTQAELDRLKHQTQLFIEAIKNNAPQSWAELEASLTGSDKADSKLEDSTYPNM from the exons ATGGAAATGAAGAGCTTGAACCATCGCTTCAGCATGGCGGCAGCTGAATCTGACAAGGACTCCGGATATTCAG ATGGAAGTTCAGAGTGCCCGAGTGCTATGGAGCAGACTGACTCAGAGGATGTCCTGAGTGCGTTGTGTTGGAACACGGAGGATGGGCCTTGGCAATGCCCAATGACCACAAGCAACTCGTTTCCTGCACTTTCTCCTATGGTTGTAATGAAAAATGTGTTAGTTAAGCAG GGCAGTTCATCACAGCTCCAATCTTGGACTGTGCAGCCATCCTTTGAAGTGATTCCAGCTCAACCACAACTAGTGTTTCTTCGTCCGTCAATCCCACCTCCCATTAACCCTCACCCTGttgggaaaaagagaaatgacTCCACTAATTACCTGCCCATCCTGAATTCTTATCCCAAAATAGCACCACAGCCCTGCAAGAGGGATCACTCCTTTGATCCAGAAGAACGTCAGGAAACAAATTGCCATAAACGACTCTGCACAGAAGGACCCAAAATGGAGACTTCCCCTGCACTGAGGGGCACAGGCTTGCCTACTAGTCCTTTTGCCCATCTACCAGTTAGCTTTAAGACCCCTCAGGATTCTAACCAGCAAAGTTCTTCAACTCTGGTGACAAGTGGAAAACTGTCAGCTCTTCCTGGTTTTCATCGTGTTTCCAGTGACACTCAGAAAGTGCCAGGTTTGACTCCCCTTTTGCCTTTTGGAACTCTGCAGGCAACAAAGTGCACCCCTCATGAGAGTGAGAGTGCAGCACAGACTACGATGCAGTCTGCAGTGTGGAGCCCCCCATTGATACCAGAAGAGATTTGCACTACCCCTGAGCTGCTCCTGCAACAACAAAGCAAGTGCAGACGCTTTCAGAATACACTCGTTGTGCTACGCAGGTCGGGATTGCTGGAGATCACTTTAAAAACCAAGGAGCTCATTCATCAGAATCAGATGACTCAGGCCGAGCTGGACCGGCTGAAGCACCAAACACAGCTTTTCATAGAGGCAATAAAGAACAATGCTCCACAGTCGTGGGCAGAGCTAGAAGCATCTCTAACAGGATCTGATAAAGCTGATAGCAAGCTTGAAGACTCTACTTATCCCAACATGTAG